In Numidum massiliense, a single genomic region encodes these proteins:
- a CDS encoding PD-(D/E)XK nuclease family protein, translating to MRAERISAAFPTLPFTAGIGKVERDTLREEGLLVRMKRLYTGPFSAVYRNVWIAKAKRMASDDWLWLLPTRYLLHTVRQRLLTGQAGLTEVPLQTFDDVAKHLAEQDGRATRFVSEYVRVKIAQRLLEQHEGDPALAVFRPIAHQPGLAFSVARTIGEMKRYGFRQETVQTYLEDYRATAHEFPREYAIAHLFFLYQQELYRHDELLVDHEELLHIATERLRTVGDLAADPLVGRRVLWIDHFTDFTPLQMDLLCELTAAASEVGIYIPFPAQHEKDLPHLSAQLQETIYKLADLGVEHVPLDGLTTEEAMRRLQSDWLPEAEVKAEDEGAFFSSAAFPLLEREQRTGEGWERSARTGQADKLPPAPAGLSCLPACSPQREVEEVAKEIKRLVRLEGIPLNDIAIVVKDSQYEPLLHEVMRRDGIPLYTDERVPLHETTLVRQLLALLRLPGAGWEPRDVLSLAQGGYLRWQHQPPHGIETWVRQIGLTSESGDWRLACERDLARLQRLARDQESSSLPEEERAKLLARLARQQEHVRRIAAWLNEVHCYVDDLAAATSWEERLAAVERVWQKLDISASIRRVWLDEIKRGELDGYCRDLLVFEALCSLLQEMKQQGVLYAQRITHSWSGLVSELREQISRKNVTAHRGQVGGIRLFDPSAIRGASFAVVCVLGLNEGSFPAYNREDWLIRDAERVTLQFGQARLPASYAGDEMEQLFFEMATHPAREKLILSYVSPEVDEQVLRSRFLEQLQRRFAPGEWLAPERFSEALESRLFAAEREAVSSGQEYLNRALWHWGRAERETEVLRQDPLYHAERSALDRLTTHAAIERVRREGPYSRWDGHLQDPQIHARLRAEFSPDRTYSVSWIDDYAACPLYFFFARVLKVRQLEEAEEMLSPLETGNVLHEVLRRLLSAREGLFSEQSFDAWRDMLHDVFCQVTAEWEAERQHVLSPLWPLEKQRLLSQLERWLVHEVERMGRGRFTPQHLEFAFGLPAGDGSDPQSVSEPIELSLGGETIRLVGRIDRIDRDRDGNFVLYDYKLSTARYKGCHNMAETTNFQLPLYALAYERLLLDKGEQGKAAGAGFYSLRPQDNFQLIGLWEKASLADLGLPPRTRAGVTEDVAEEAAQALVRIANFMAAIKSGRFYLLPEHEENTFYGNRALYRTERRIRDVKARKAREAREAEYRTAEVACAESTDETTERTTDTATDGQGDRQRKQVERGEARD from the coding sequence GTGCGCGCAGAGCGAATTTCTGCTGCTTTTCCCACATTGCCGTTTACCGCGGGAATTGGTAAAGTTGAAAGAGATACGTTAAGGGAGGAGGGTCTTTTAGTTCGCATGAAACGTTTGTATACAGGGCCTTTTTCGGCTGTTTACCGGAATGTTTGGATTGCGAAGGCGAAGCGGATGGCGAGCGATGACTGGTTGTGGCTGCTGCCGACGCGCTATTTGTTACATACGGTACGGCAACGGCTGCTAACGGGACAAGCTGGTTTAACGGAAGTTCCGCTGCAAACATTTGACGATGTCGCTAAGCACCTCGCCGAGCAGGACGGGCGTGCGACTCGCTTCGTCAGTGAGTATGTCCGCGTAAAAATCGCCCAGAGATTGCTAGAGCAACACGAGGGCGATCCGGCGCTTGCCGTGTTTCGTCCGATCGCCCACCAACCGGGGTTAGCTTTTTCGGTTGCGCGCACAATTGGCGAAATGAAGCGGTACGGCTTCCGCCAAGAAACGGTGCAGACGTATTTGGAAGATTACCGCGCGACGGCACACGAGTTTCCGCGGGAATACGCGATCGCTCATTTATTCTTTCTATATCAACAAGAATTATACCGCCACGACGAGCTGCTTGTCGACCACGAAGAGCTGTTACATATCGCGACGGAACGCTTGCGAACGGTCGGCGATTTAGCTGCAGATCCGCTAGTCGGAAGACGCGTCCTATGGATCGACCACTTCACGGACTTTACGCCGTTGCAGATGGATTTATTGTGTGAGTTAACGGCTGCCGCGAGCGAAGTCGGCATTTATATTCCTTTTCCTGCACAGCACGAAAAAGATTTGCCTCATTTAAGTGCGCAACTACAAGAAACGATTTACAAGTTAGCAGATTTAGGGGTCGAACACGTGCCCCTTGACGGATTGACGACAGAGGAAGCTATGCGGCGACTGCAAAGCGATTGGCTGCCTGAGGCCGAGGTAAAGGCGGAAGACGAGGGTGCTTTCTTTTCTAGCGCCGCGTTCCCTTTACTCGAACGCGAACAGAGGACCGGTGAAGGATGGGAACGATCAGCGCGGACTGGTCAAGCGGACAAGCTGCCGCCGGCGCCAGCTGGCCTTTCTTGCTTACCCGCTTGTTCGCCACAGCGCGAAGTGGAAGAAGTGGCGAAAGAGATAAAACGGCTCGTGCGCTTGGAAGGCATTCCGTTAAATGACATCGCGATCGTAGTGAAAGATTCGCAGTATGAACCGCTCTTGCACGAAGTGATGCGGCGCGACGGGATCCCGCTCTATACGGATGAGCGCGTCCCTTTACACGAGACGACGCTCGTAAGACAACTGCTCGCACTGTTGCGACTGCCAGGGGCTGGCTGGGAGCCGCGCGACGTGCTCAGTTTAGCACAAGGTGGCTACCTCCGCTGGCAACATCAACCGCCGCACGGCATAGAGACGTGGGTACGCCAAATTGGGCTGACGAGTGAGAGCGGCGACTGGCGGCTCGCATGTGAGCGCGACTTGGCTCGGCTACAGCGGTTAGCGCGCGACCAAGAGTCTTCGTCGCTTCCCGAGGAGGAACGGGCGAAGTTACTTGCGCGCCTTGCACGACAACAGGAGCATGTACGGCGCATTGCGGCTTGGTTAAACGAGGTACACTGTTATGTGGACGACCTTGCTGCTGCGACTTCGTGGGAGGAACGGCTCGCGGCCGTCGAACGGGTGTGGCAAAAGTTGGACATCAGCGCCAGTATTCGCCGTGTCTGGTTGGACGAGATCAAACGCGGCGAGTTAGACGGCTATTGCCGCGATTTACTTGTCTTTGAGGCATTGTGTAGCTTGTTGCAGGAGATGAAACAGCAGGGAGTGCTGTACGCACAGCGAATAACTCATTCGTGGTCTGGTCTCGTCAGCGAATTGCGCGAACAGATTAGTAGAAAAAACGTGACGGCGCACCGTGGTCAAGTAGGGGGCATTCGCCTGTTTGATCCGTCGGCGATTCGCGGTGCTAGTTTTGCCGTCGTGTGCGTGCTCGGTTTAAATGAAGGGAGTTTTCCAGCCTATAACCGCGAAGACTGGTTAATTCGCGACGCAGAGCGCGTAACGTTACAGTTCGGACAAGCCCGTTTGCCCGCGAGTTACGCTGGGGACGAGATGGAGCAGCTGTTTTTTGAGATGGCGACTCACCCAGCGCGCGAGAAGCTCATTCTGTCTTATGTTTCTCCGGAAGTGGACGAGCAAGTGCTACGCTCGCGCTTTTTGGAACAGCTGCAGCGGCGGTTTGCGCCAGGCGAGTGGCTTGCGCCAGAGCGTTTTAGCGAAGCGTTGGAAAGCCGCCTGTTTGCGGCCGAACGAGAAGCCGTTTCTTCGGGGCAAGAGTATTTAAACCGCGCGTTGTGGCATTGGGGTAGAGCGGAACGAGAGACTGAGGTGTTGCGGCAGGATCCACTTTACCACGCAGAGCGAAGTGCACTCGATCGGTTAACCACTCACGCAGCGATTGAGCGGGTACGGCGCGAAGGGCCCTACAGCCGCTGGGATGGACATCTACAGGATCCGCAAATCCACGCGAGGTTGCGGGCTGAATTTTCCCCCGATCGCACGTACAGCGTGTCGTGGATTGACGATTATGCGGCGTGCCCACTGTACTTCTTTTTTGCGCGCGTACTGAAGGTGCGCCAGTTGGAAGAGGCGGAGGAGATGTTGTCGCCGCTCGAGACGGGCAACGTGTTACACGAAGTGCTGCGCCGCCTGTTGAGTGCTAGGGAGGGGCTGTTTAGCGAGCAGTCGTTCGACGCGTGGCGAGACATGCTGCACGACGTGTTCTGCCAGGTGACGGCGGAGTGGGAAGCGGAGCGGCAGCACGTGTTGTCGCCGCTGTGGCCGCTAGAAAAACAGCGGTTGTTAAGTCAGTTGGAGCGGTGGTTAGTGCACGAGGTCGAGCGGATGGGACGCGGGCGCTTTACGCCCCAGCACCTAGAGTTTGCGTTTGGGCTACCTGCTGGAGACGGTAGCGACCCGCAGTCTGTCTCCGAGCCGATTGAGCTCTCACTCGGGGGGGAGACGATACGGCTCGTCGGGCGCATCGACCGCATCGACCGCGATCGCGATGGCAACTTTGTGTTGTACGACTACAAGTTGTCGACGGCGCGCTACAAAGGATGCCACAATATGGCAGAGACGACTAACTTTCAACTGCCGCTGTACGCACTCGCTTACGAGCGATTACTCTTAGATAAAGGAGAACAGGGCAAAGCGGCAGGAGCTGGTTTTTACAGTTTGCGTCCGCAAGATAATTTCCAGCTGATCGGCCTATGGGAAAAGGCGTCGCTCGCCGATTTAGGTTTGCCGCCGCGCACGCGTGCGGGAGTAACCGAAGACGTGGCTGAAGAAGCGGCGCAAGCGTTGGTGCGCATCGCTAACTTCATGGCGGCGATTAAGAGCGGGCGCTTCTACTTGCTACCGGAGCACGAAGAGAATACGTTTTACGGTAACAGAGCGCTGTATCGCACCGAGCGGCGCATACGAGACGTAAAAGCGCGTAAAGCGCGTGAGGCGCGTGAGGCGGAATATCGTACAGCGGAAGTGGCATGCGCCGAGAGTACGGATGAGACTACGGAGCGTACCACCGACACGGCTACGGACGGACAAGGGGATCGACAACGGAAACAGGTAGAGCGAGGTGAGGCACGTGATTGA
- a CDS encoding UvrD-helicase domain-containing protein codes for MIDCVAPKREIVRDPAPQPGQLQAIAQLDRDLVVSAGAGSGKTWVLTERYIEMLNRGTRPDQIVAITFTKKAAAEMKMRIRAALAHMEQTAQSMEEAHYWRTCQRDLERATITTIHGFCTTLLRDAPLEATLDPSFRILDETEAAMLERRVQRKVVDDWLAQGGAQAELLYRELGGRWAVQDAVHALVAQIRTYNVSQQQLLQETTATLDARRQTFHQLKQELKQLAVHGQHLVQEALDRNGKKPPPKYLQTAQPWLQTFSQLLTEAEEWDGTYEAHFVDRVHDLQKRIWRKSGSDDLKQLHAQLKDGLDEWLLHTEAPSYRELLHALLDVTTAVHASYEAKKSERQALDFNDLEQRALAMLRTHPEIAARWQQRIHYLMVDEFQDTNNLQKEILDSLCGAESTVKRFVVGDGKQSIYKFRGADVAVFHRTGAEICAQGGAAVSLDVNFRTQQRLIAYVNSLFRFLMKKEADDPDDVVAYEPLVAFRKPPHTNASVELLPLTITEEMADRAREIEAQRMAKRLRTIVERREPVVWQRPKGGSGNGASGTGGVEEARPVTYGDMAILLAARTHLHTYEQALSDEGIPYLVVGGRGFYEQQEVWDVLTVLRFVQNRDDEVALLSFLRAPFVHLSDEALYWLTREASLTQAFFYTDGAPEGVAADDWERLLRARTLFKRWERMKVTENVYTLMRDIVSETGYLAILLAAPNGEQAVLNVEKLLKIAREADGEGFTLFEFLQWIDELVQADVQETEAEWIRDRGNAIVIMTVHASKGLEFPVVVLPDLAREGLKGTYDRALYAPGQGVAVRCSRQVSGVAEGDGLYDAFTKKERARDLQESYRLFYVAATRARDYLLMVGSQKETKRPSEELKNNWLDWVVKHLGYRQLAEVPDGVYNSAADWSMRVTWDLAEEAAREASSDAGPLCEQQTDATRRDGTEQRMSSAKEDAYPLYRPLSVEEVGTAEPAVYTVSALMDYEKCARLFVLKNRLQLPQSFAGVQQPQAGEKETAGETGPRAAASDATSLDASERGAAVPDATSLDASERGAAVPDATSLDASERGAAVPDATSLDASERAAAAQLAVGESLGNVAVPLLGNVAVPPTAVGNVLHRVLEQGRRPEALDAAIAQACRAERLDKTVYEHVAARVHPLAETYYRSDIYAAAEAAQRVWHEFPFHFQLAGHTVSGVIDLLYIDADGAATIVDFKSNDVHDDDHLKQLVTDYEVQLQLYALVVKQLLQVRVRRAVLYFLQRDTPVSIRVEPDLLASKKKKWVHSLHEMHRLMQGRQLPHCTDDRCYCRNFLFA; via the coding sequence GTGATTGATTGCGTAGCGCCAAAAAGAGAGATTGTGCGCGACCCGGCACCGCAACCGGGACAGTTACAAGCGATTGCGCAATTGGACCGCGATCTCGTCGTTTCAGCCGGAGCAGGTTCTGGAAAAACATGGGTGTTAACGGAGCGCTACATTGAAATGCTCAATCGCGGTACGCGGCCAGATCAAATAGTAGCGATTACGTTTACGAAAAAAGCGGCGGCAGAGATGAAGATGCGCATCCGTGCGGCGCTTGCCCATATGGAACAGACAGCGCAAAGTATGGAGGAGGCTCATTACTGGCGAACGTGTCAACGCGACCTCGAGCGGGCGACGATTACGACCATTCACGGGTTTTGTACGACATTACTCCGAGATGCGCCGCTCGAAGCGACGCTCGACCCTAGCTTCCGCATTCTCGATGAAACCGAGGCAGCCATGTTGGAACGGCGGGTTCAGCGAAAAGTCGTCGACGATTGGTTAGCGCAAGGGGGAGCGCAGGCTGAGCTGCTGTACCGCGAGCTCGGCGGCCGCTGGGCTGTACAGGACGCCGTACACGCCTTAGTTGCGCAAATTCGCACGTACAACGTGTCACAACAGCAATTGTTGCAGGAAACGACGGCGACGTTGGATGCGCGGCGGCAGACGTTTCACCAGCTAAAACAAGAGCTCAAACAATTAGCGGTGCACGGGCAACACCTCGTACAAGAAGCGCTCGATCGCAATGGAAAAAAGCCGCCGCCCAAATATTTGCAAACCGCTCAACCTTGGCTGCAAACATTTTCGCAGCTGTTAACTGAGGCTGAGGAGTGGGACGGCACGTACGAGGCGCACTTTGTCGACCGCGTCCACGACCTGCAAAAGCGTATATGGCGCAAGAGCGGCTCCGACGACTTGAAACAGTTGCATGCACAGTTAAAAGACGGGCTTGACGAGTGGTTGTTACACACGGAAGCGCCTAGCTACCGTGAGTTGCTCCACGCCTTACTCGACGTGACAACAGCTGTACACGCGTCGTACGAAGCAAAAAAGAGTGAGCGGCAAGCACTCGATTTTAACGATTTGGAACAGCGCGCCCTCGCCATGTTACGTACGCACCCGGAAATTGCGGCGCGCTGGCAGCAGCGCATCCACTACTTAATGGTTGACGAATTCCAAGATACGAATAATTTGCAGAAGGAAATATTAGACAGTTTGTGTGGAGCGGAGAGTACGGTGAAACGTTTCGTCGTCGGCGACGGCAAACAGTCGATTTACAAGTTTCGCGGCGCCGACGTCGCTGTCTTTCACCGTACAGGTGCTGAGATTTGCGCGCAAGGGGGAGCGGCAGTCTCTCTCGATGTGAACTTTCGCACGCAACAGCGACTCATTGCGTACGTTAACAGCTTGTTCCGTTTTCTCATGAAAAAAGAGGCAGACGATCCGGATGACGTCGTCGCTTACGAACCGCTCGTCGCTTTCCGTAAGCCACCACATACAAACGCATCTGTCGAGTTGCTCCCGCTAACGATTACAGAAGAAATGGCAGATCGGGCGCGGGAAATAGAAGCGCAGCGTATGGCTAAACGGTTGCGCACGATAGTCGAACGACGCGAGCCCGTCGTTTGGCAGCGGCCAAAAGGTGGCTCCGGCAACGGAGCGAGTGGCACCGGCGGTGTAGAAGAAGCGCGTCCAGTCACTTATGGCGATATGGCCATTTTACTCGCGGCGCGCACCCATTTGCACACGTATGAACAAGCGCTCTCCGACGAAGGCATTCCTTACCTCGTCGTCGGCGGGCGCGGCTTTTACGAACAACAAGAAGTGTGGGATGTGCTCACAGTGCTCCGCTTCGTACAAAATAGGGACGATGAAGTAGCCTTGCTCTCTTTTTTGCGGGCGCCGTTCGTCCACTTGAGCGACGAAGCACTTTACTGGTTGACGCGTGAAGCATCCCTTACACAAGCTTTTTTCTACACCGATGGCGCCCCAGAAGGAGTCGCCGCTGACGACTGGGAGAGGCTCCTCCGCGCGCGTACTTTATTCAAACGGTGGGAACGGATGAAAGTGACGGAAAACGTGTATACGTTAATGCGCGACATCGTCTCCGAGACCGGCTATTTAGCCATCTTGCTAGCGGCGCCGAACGGCGAACAAGCTGTGTTGAACGTCGAGAAGCTGCTAAAAATCGCGCGCGAAGCAGACGGCGAAGGGTTCACCTTGTTTGAGTTTTTGCAGTGGATTGACGAACTCGTGCAAGCGGATGTACAAGAAACTGAAGCGGAGTGGATTCGCGACCGCGGCAATGCGATCGTCATTATGACCGTCCACGCCTCGAAAGGGTTGGAGTTTCCTGTCGTCGTCCTGCCCGATCTCGCCCGGGAAGGGTTAAAAGGTACGTATGACCGTGCGCTGTACGCGCCGGGGCAGGGAGTAGCTGTGCGCTGCTCGCGCCAAGTGAGCGGCGTAGCGGAAGGGGACGGCCTGTACGACGCGTTTACGAAAAAAGAGCGGGCGCGGGACTTGCAGGAATCTTATCGTCTTTTTTACGTCGCAGCGACGCGGGCACGCGATTACTTGCTAATGGTCGGCTCGCAAAAAGAGACGAAAAGACCGAGTGAAGAACTGAAAAATAACTGGCTAGACTGGGTGGTTAAACATTTAGGATATCGCCAGCTCGCTGAGGTTCCGGACGGTGTGTACAATTCTGCTGCCGATTGGTCGATGCGAGTGACGTGGGATTTAGCGGAAGAAGCCGCGCGCGAGGCGTCTAGCGATGCGGGACCTCTGTGCGAGCAGCAGACGGACGCGACTCGCAGGGACGGTACCGAGCAACGGATGAGCAGTGCCAAGGAGGATGCCTATCCGTTGTACCGCCCACTTTCGGTCGAGGAAGTGGGGACGGCAGAGCCAGCGGTTTATACGGTGTCCGCCTTAATGGATTACGAGAAGTGCGCCCGCCTGTTCGTGTTAAAAAATCGATTGCAGTTGCCGCAAAGTTTCGCCGGGGTCCAGCAACCGCAAGCAGGGGAGAAGGAGACAGCCGGGGAAACTGGTCCGAGGGCAGCGGCATCAGATGCGACATCGCTAGACGCGTCTGAAAGAGGTGCAGCGGTGCCAGATGCGACATCGCTAGACGCGTCTGAAAGAGGCGCAGCGGTGCCAGATGCGACATCGCTAGACGCGTCTGAAAGAGGCGCAGCGGTGCCAGATGCGACATCGCTAGACGCGTCTGAGAGAGCGGCAGCGGCACAATTAGCGGTGGGTGAGTCGCTCGGCAACGTCGCCGTGCCACTTCTCGGCAACGTCGCCGTGCCACCTACTGCCGTCGGCAATGTCTTACACCGCGTGCTCGAGCAGGGGAGAAGGCCAGAGGCTCTCGACGCGGCGATCGCGCAAGCATGCCGCGCCGAGCGTTTAGACAAAACCGTTTATGAGCACGTCGCTGCGCGCGTACACCCCCTCGCGGAAACGTATTACCGGAGTGACATATACGCCGCGGCCGAAGCGGCACAGCGCGTGTGGCACGAGTTTCCGTTTCACTTCCAGCTGGCGGGGCATACGGTTTCCGGGGTCATTGATCTCTTGTACATCGATGCGGACGGTGCGGCGACGATCGTCGACTTTAAGTCAAACGATGTGCACGACGACGACCATTTAAAGCAGCTAGTAACCGACTACGAGGTGCAACTGCAACTGTATGCGTTAGTCGTTAAGCAGCTGTTGCAAGTACGTGTTCGCCGCGCGGTGCTGTACTTTTTACAACGCGACACCCCCGTTTCCATTCGAGTGGAACCGGATTTACTCGCATCGAAAAAAAAGAAGTGGGTTCATTCGTTACACGAGATGCACCGCCTGATGCAAGGTCGACAACTCCCGCACTGTACGGATGACCGCTGCTACTGCCGCAATTTTTTATTCGCGTAA
- a CDS encoding YkvA family protein, whose translation MTDSCDPFEANGQLVAMNKKEQRFYDRLRKQLSAKIKQWQEKLGNRAAEYLLLLPDLFVLFVRLVRDARVPKQAKVLAGVALAYIVSPIDIIPDFLGGIGWLDDIVLAVYAVKRILVDVDQRIVKQYWTGESDLLSRVQEVIAAADRLIGSRVVHAIQRKLAKAGK comes from the coding sequence ATGACTGACTCTTGTGATCCGTTCGAAGCGAACGGTCAGCTCGTCGCAATGAACAAAAAGGAGCAGCGGTTTTACGATCGGTTACGCAAGCAACTATCCGCTAAAATTAAGCAATGGCAGGAAAAATTAGGAAATAGAGCCGCCGAATACTTACTGCTGCTCCCGGACCTATTCGTCTTGTTCGTCCGCCTTGTGCGAGATGCGCGCGTGCCGAAACAGGCGAAAGTTCTCGCTGGCGTCGCGCTCGCCTATATCGTCTCTCCGATCGATATCATTCCCGACTTTCTAGGCGGTATTGGCTGGCTCGACGACATCGTGTTGGCCGTTTACGCTGTTAAGCGAATTCTCGTCGACGTCGATCAGCGTATCGTCAAACAATATTGGACTGGGGAGTCTGATCTGTTATCGCGGGTACAGGAAGTGATTGCGGCAGCGGACCGCCTTATCGGTAGCCGCGTCGTCCATGCGATTCAGAGAAAACTGGCCAAGGCAGGGAAGTAG
- a CDS encoding SGNH/GDSL hydrolase family protein, with amino-acid sequence MYPFAYVALGDSITKGSNVPYRNRYPTVLAEMIEGHVGRPVFFSNLGKRGLTSTGLLKLMQHASVLRLMSDADLVTVCIGGDDLIYAYVRWRHSGNSYYLDRALAKFEHNFATICYTLAKLHRSVVVGTFYNPFPNTPLARELVGICNEGIIRQIASRYNFPVADLYMAFQGREAQLISYYRNGVLEEYRPFTLKQPIHPNARGYRVIADTFASSTPFFRP; translated from the coding sequence ATGTATCCTTTCGCTTATGTCGCCTTGGGCGATTCTATTACAAAAGGTAGTAACGTCCCGTATAGGAACCGCTATCCGACGGTTTTGGCGGAGATGATCGAAGGCCACGTCGGACGGCCAGTTTTTTTTAGTAATTTAGGAAAAAGGGGGCTGACGAGTACCGGGCTACTTAAGTTAATGCAACATGCGTCGGTGCTACGATTAATGAGCGACGCCGACCTCGTAACGGTGTGCATCGGGGGCGACGATCTTATTTACGCGTATGTACGTTGGCGCCATTCTGGTAATAGTTACTACCTCGATCGCGCCCTAGCCAAATTCGAGCACAACTTCGCGACCATTTGTTATACGTTGGCTAAATTGCATCGTTCGGTCGTCGTCGGCACGTTTTATAACCCTTTTCCGAACACGCCGCTCGCGCGTGAACTCGTCGGCATTTGCAATGAGGGGATCATCCGGCAAATAGCCTCCCGTTACAACTTTCCCGTCGCCGACTTGTATATGGCTTTTCAAGGGCGAGAGGCACAACTTATCAGTTATTACCGCAATGGTGTACTCGAGGAATACCGCCCCTTCACCTTGAAACAGCCGATTCACCCGAATGCCCGCGGCTACCGTGTCATCGCAGATACATTTGCTTCCAGTACGCCCTTTTTTAGGCCGTAG
- a CDS encoding 3D domain-containing protein codes for MRHKVILGMGILTVFAVAGLLVGFAMQKDVTISFNDGKKDAKVTVWMGTVEDALAEADFDVEELKKHYRTSVPWTQPIEGDVQVDLTRFYRVTLFDAGKKSLVETENRTVTDLFEEKGITVGDLDEVNVSLDDQLTDDMQIVIDRIEEKVVTKKEKLPFDTKKKEDADLEKGKEVVTRQGASGQKVTKITYRYKNGELIAKDKKVIRNKKPVNKIIAVGTKEEKVVAADKQQVHTPKKSGTQLANRQREQTSNQSAPNKQNNESKQSAPSKPKPAPKPSPKPAPKPSPKPSKPRPGKPTASNPGTIQGQPYSRVLSMTATAYCKGNDGGGRTATGTVPKRGTIAVDPSVIPLGTRLYISGYGFGVAEDTGGAIKGNIIDVFVGSCGEANQWGRQGVKVYILK; via the coding sequence ATGAGACATAAGGTCATACTCGGCATGGGGATTCTTACGGTATTCGCTGTCGCTGGGTTATTGGTCGGATTTGCCATGCAGAAGGATGTTACAATTTCGTTTAACGACGGTAAGAAGGACGCGAAAGTGACCGTGTGGATGGGCACAGTGGAAGATGCACTGGCCGAAGCCGACTTCGACGTGGAAGAGTTGAAGAAACATTACCGCACGAGTGTACCGTGGACCCAACCGATTGAAGGGGACGTCCAAGTCGATTTGACGCGGTTTTACCGGGTGACGTTATTTGACGCCGGTAAGAAGTCGTTAGTAGAGACAGAAAATAGGACGGTAACTGACCTTTTTGAGGAAAAAGGCATAACTGTTGGAGACTTAGACGAAGTTAACGTATCACTTGATGATCAATTGACAGATGACATGCAAATAGTCATCGACCGCATCGAAGAGAAGGTAGTAACAAAGAAAGAAAAACTTCCCTTTGATACGAAGAAAAAAGAGGATGCCGATCTAGAAAAAGGCAAGGAAGTCGTCACGCGTCAAGGGGCTTCCGGGCAAAAGGTCACAAAAATAACATACAGATATAAAAATGGCGAGCTAATTGCGAAGGATAAAAAAGTTATCCGCAACAAAAAGCCGGTTAACAAAATAATCGCCGTAGGTACGAAGGAAGAGAAAGTAGTTGCAGCAGACAAACAACAAGTACATACACCTAAGAAGTCGGGCACGCAATTAGCTAATCGCCAGCGGGAGCAGACGTCCAATCAGTCTGCACCGAACAAACAAAACAACGAGTCTAAGCAAAGTGCGCCGAGTAAGCCAAAACCGGCTCCTAAACCGTCGCCAAAACCGGCTCCTAAACCGTCCCCAAAACCATCCAAACCAAGACCTGGAAAGCCAACAGCTTCCAATCCGGGGACGATTCAAGGACAGCCTTACTCGAGAGTCCTATCGATGACGGCAACGGCTTACTGTAAAGGAAATGACGGTGGTGGCCGTACGGCAACTGGTACCGTTCCGAAGCGCGGAACGATCGCCGTCGACCCGTCGGTCATTCCACTAGGGACGCGCCTGTACATTTCAGGATACGGATTTGGGGTTGCTGAGGATACTGGTGGTGCGATCAAAGGCAACATCATTGACGTTTTCGTCGGTTCTTGTGGCGAAGCAAACCAATGGGGAAGACAAGGCGTCAAAGTGTATATCCTGAAATAA
- a CDS encoding GNAT family N-acetyltransferase — protein MTITVKKITADEQSDAFAIRHKVFVEEQHVPPTLELDSLENEATHFLATVNGELAGTARMRLVTPRSAKAERVAVLSRYRGSGVGRELMAALETEAMAQGASEVELHAQTQAQPFYSTLGYKPYGEFFLDAGIEHIAMKKEL, from the coding sequence ATGACGATCACTGTAAAAAAAATAACGGCAGATGAGCAATCAGACGCTTTTGCCATTCGCCACAAAGTATTCGTCGAAGAGCAACACGTTCCCCCGACGCTCGAACTCGACTCACTCGAAAACGAGGCGACCCACTTTTTAGCTACCGTGAACGGCGAATTGGCGGGAACTGCGCGCATGCGTCTCGTCACACCGCGATCTGCTAAAGCCGAACGGGTCGCTGTTTTATCCCGCTACCGCGGCAGCGGGGTTGGACGCGAGCTCATGGCGGCACTCGAAACGGAAGCTATGGCGCAAGGGGCATCTGAGGTCGAACTTCACGCACAGACACAAGCCCAACCGTTTTACAGTACACTCGGTTACAAGCCGTATGGGGAGTTTTTTTTAGACGCAGGTATTGAACACATCGCCATGAAAAAAGAACTGTAA
- a CDS encoding 2'-5' RNA ligase family protein: MKYGIVIFPSREIQDLANPYRKRYDSNYSLIPPHITLKYDFSLQDRKLADIVTHLEKIARETAPFEIEFHKVNTFYPTTNVIYMAIKDEEPLIRLHEACNSGLLDDGQAYSYVPHMTIGQKLSDGELHDVYVSLRMMQLNATTTVDRFHLLYEMDNGMWTVYQTFLLSEQP, encoded by the coding sequence ATGAAATACGGTATCGTTATTTTTCCGTCCAGAGAAATTCAAGACTTAGCGAATCCGTATCGTAAACGTTACGACTCAAATTATTCACTCATTCCCCCGCACATTACTCTTAAGTACGATTTTTCGCTGCAAGATCGTAAACTCGCTGACATCGTGACCCATTTGGAAAAAATCGCACGTGAGACGGCGCCTTTCGAGATTGAGTTTCACAAAGTGAATACGTTTTATCCGACGACGAACGTGATCTATATGGCGATTAAGGACGAAGAACCGCTGATCCGTTTGCACGAAGCGTGTAACTCAGGACTCTTAGACGACGGACAGGCGTATAGTTACGTCCCGCACATGACGATCGGACAAAAACTGTCAGACGGGGAGCTGCACGACGTATATGTTAGTTTACGCATGATGCAGCTCAATGCCACGACGACCGTTGACCGCTTCCATCTATTATACGAAATGGACAACGGCATGTGGACAGTGTATCAAACGTTTTTATTATCTGAACAACCTTAA